From one Rhineura floridana isolate rRhiFlo1 chromosome 4, rRhiFlo1.hap2, whole genome shotgun sequence genomic stretch:
- the GNMT gene encoding glycine N-methyltransferase — protein MVDSIYRTRSLGVAAEGLPDQYADGRAARVWQLYIGDTRSRTAEYKNWLVSLLRGQRCKTVLDVACGTGVDSIMLVEEGFRVTSVDASDKMLKYALKERWNRRKEDAFDHWVIEEANWLTLPQDLQKPGEGFDAVICLGNSFAHLPDFKGDQDVHKQALKNIASMVRPGGILVIDHRNYDYILETGCAPPGKNIYYKSDLTKDITTSVLLVNNKPSMVTLDYTVQVPPEGNDGNPELSQFRLSYYPHRLEPFTELLKNAFQGPCEHSVLGDFKPYTTGQQYSPCYFIHVVKKIG, from the exons ATGGTGGACAGCATCTACCGGACCCGCTCGCTGGGCGTGGCGGCCGAAGGGCTGCCGGATCAGTACGCGGACGGCCGAGCGGCGCGGGTCTGGCAGCTCTACATTGGCGACACGCGGAGCCGCACGGCCGAGTACAAGAACTGGCTGGTGTCGCTGCTGCGGGGCCAGCGCTGCAAGACGGTGCTCGACGTGGCCTGCGGCACCGG TGTGGATTCCATCATGCTTGTTGAGGAAGGATTCAGGGTCACCAGTGTGGATGCCAGTGACAAGATGCTCAAATATGCCTTGAAGGAGAGATGGAATCGTCGAAAAGAGGATGCTTTTGACCATTGGg TAATTGAGGAAGCAAATTGGCTCACCCTGCCACAGGACCTACAGAAGCCCGGAGAGGGCTTTGATGCCGTCATCTGCTTAGGGAACTCTTTTGCTCACCTCCCAGATTTTAAAG GTGACCAAGATGTTCATAAACAAGCTCTGAAGAACATTGCCAGTATGGTGCGTCCTGGTGGCATCCTTGTCATTGACCACCGTAATTATGACTACATCCTGGAAACAGGTTGTGCCCCTCCTGGGAAGAACATTTACTACAAG AGTGACTTAACTAAGGACATCACTACTTCAGTGCTTCTAGTGAACAACAAACCAAGTATGGTGACACTGGATTATACAGTGCAGGTCCCACCTGAGGGGAATGATGGAAACCCAGAACTAAG TCAGTTCCGTCTCTCATACTACCCTCATCGCCTGGAGCCTTTCACAGAACTGCTGAAAAATGCCTTTCAAGGTCCTTGTGAACACAGTGTCCTGGGGGACTTCAAGCCATACACCACAGGGCAGCAATACAGCCCATGCTATTTCATCCATGTGGTGAAGAAAATTGGCTGA